A genomic region of Exiguobacterium sp. Helios contains the following coding sequences:
- a CDS encoding sucrose-6-phosphate hydrolase translates to MNQWTREARYRPLSDLAPEVYQLMKEEVRNSPWRFSFHIQPPTGLLNDPNGFVYHNGTYHLFYQWFPLGPVHGLKYWYHMTSKDLVHWFDEGAALIPNDDPDSHGAYSGSGFIKNDQIHIMYTGNKRDADWKRHTSQIVGHLRSDGRIDKHLPPAIPTVPNGYTEHFRDPKVFQHHGTWYCIIGAQRDDLTGCTVMYQSEDAESWTLMGELVTRYDQFGYMWECPDYFELDGKGLLLFSPQGIAPAGDRYQNIFQSGYLMGQPLALPELAFQHEDFVELDFGFDFYAPQTTLAADGRRILVGWMGLPDISYPSDRYNWAHGLTLPRELTLENQQLRQKPVQELTSLRKETLYEKELKLVREVLPAQAEIFELELSQLQLSSDQLEVKLRVSEQEETVLRYDQQTNRFTIDRGQSGAEVPALEYGTTRSTVLTEPLHTLRVFVDRSSIEVFLNDGEAVASARIFPKTTSQGIVLTGDATAQLAIYSL, encoded by the coding sequence ATGAATCAGTGGACACGCGAAGCACGCTATCGCCCGCTTTCCGATCTTGCACCGGAAGTGTATCAACTCATGAAAGAAGAAGTACGCAACTCACCTTGGCGGTTTTCTTTCCACATTCAACCCCCAACCGGTTTGTTGAACGATCCGAACGGATTTGTTTATCACAACGGCACGTATCATCTTTTTTACCAATGGTTCCCGCTCGGCCCCGTTCACGGATTGAAATACTGGTACCACATGACTTCAAAGGATTTAGTGCACTGGTTTGATGAGGGAGCAGCCCTTATTCCAAACGATGATCCTGATTCACACGGTGCTTACTCCGGAAGTGGTTTCATTAAAAATGATCAGATCCATATCATGTATACAGGAAACAAACGGGATGCAGATTGGAAGCGACACACGAGTCAAATCGTTGGTCACCTTCGTTCGGACGGCCGGATTGACAAGCATCTGCCCCCTGCCATTCCAACCGTTCCAAATGGCTATACCGAGCATTTCCGGGACCCTAAAGTGTTTCAGCATCACGGTACATGGTATTGCATCATCGGGGCTCAACGTGACGATCTGACCGGCTGCACAGTAATGTATCAATCCGAAGATGCGGAGAGCTGGACCTTGATGGGCGAACTCGTCACCCGTTACGATCAATTCGGTTACATGTGGGAATGTCCTGATTATTTTGAACTGGACGGAAAAGGACTATTACTGTTCAGTCCGCAAGGGATTGCTCCCGCAGGAGATCGTTACCAAAACATCTTCCAGTCGGGATATTTGATGGGACAACCACTCGCCCTTCCCGAGCTTGCTTTCCAACATGAGGATTTTGTGGAACTTGATTTCGGATTTGATTTTTATGCTCCCCAGACGACACTTGCAGCAGACGGACGCCGGATTCTTGTCGGCTGGATGGGGTTACCTGACATCTCGTATCCAAGCGACCGTTATAACTGGGCACACGGTTTGACGTTGCCGCGAGAACTGACACTCGAAAATCAGCAGTTGCGTCAAAAACCCGTTCAGGAACTAACGTCACTCCGTAAAGAAACGTTGTACGAAAAGGAACTGAAGTTGGTCCGTGAAGTCCTGCCTGCACAAGCAGAAATTTTCGAGCTCGAGTTGTCCCAGTTGCAACTTTCTTCCGACCAATTGGAAGTGAAGCTTCGGGTCAGCGAGCAGGAAGAAACCGTTCTGCGATACGATCAACAAACGAATCGATTTACCATTGATCGCGGACAATCAGGGGCAGAGGTGCCAGCACTCGAATATGGTACGACTCGTTCTACCGTATTGACCGAACCATTGCATACCTTACGGGTGTTCGTTGATCGTTCGTCAATCGAAGTATTTCTAAATGACGGGGAAGCCGTTGCTTCCGCCCGGATTTTCCCGAAAACGACGAGCCAAGGCATCGTTCTGACAGGTGACGCGACGGCTCAGCTGGCCATTTACAGCCTGTAA
- a CDS encoding glycerol-3-phosphate responsive antiterminator yields MTYFGQKILPSVRKLEDFEKMLKSPYEYGVLLEMHVSRLKAVYELAHRYDKKMFLHMDLVQGLKNDEFATEYVCQELKPYGVISTKASVILKARQKKVKTMQRMFLLDSSSLEKSYHLMERTQPDYIEVLPGLMPKYIEEVKRKTGKLVFAGGLIDTVEEVEQAIAAGASSITTSNKELWKYFEPNK; encoded by the coding sequence ATGACGTACTTTGGTCAAAAGATTCTACCGTCTGTAAGAAAGTTGGAAGACTTTGAAAAAATGTTGAAAAGTCCTTATGAATACGGTGTACTACTCGAGATGCACGTCTCGCGCTTAAAGGCCGTTTATGAATTGGCACACCGGTATGATAAAAAAATGTTTTTGCATATGGATTTAGTCCAAGGGTTAAAAAACGATGAATTTGCGACCGAATATGTCTGCCAGGAATTAAAGCCATATGGGGTCATATCGACAAAAGCGAGTGTCATCTTAAAAGCCCGTCAAAAAAAGGTCAAGACGATGCAACGGATGTTTTTACTTGATTCCAGTTCGCTTGAAAAAAGTTATCATCTGATGGAGCGGACGCAACCTGATTATATCGAAGTATTACCGGGATTGATGCCGAAGTATATCGAAGAGGTCAAACGAAAAACCGGCAAACTGGTATTCGCGGGTGGATTGATTGATACCGTTGAGGAAGTAGAACAGGCAATCGCGGCTGGAGCATCGAGTATTACGACATCCAATAAAGAGTTATGGAAATACTTTGAACCAAACAAATGA
- a CDS encoding ABC transporter ATP-binding protein: MLKIEHVSKRLGKEQILKDVSFEVAPGEVFGFLGPNGAGKTTTIRIITGLMEQDEGTVTVNGFDVVHERSKALTQIGAIVENPAFYTYMTGKQNLVHAKNLIPGLTQVDYEALAKLVGLEGKLSKKVGEYSLGMKQRLGIARALLHNPRVLILDEPTNGLDPAGIAELREYLRAMAREQDIAILISSHMLGEMEQISDRYAIIDQGVIKSVESVRNETGAKIMIRVPENNVRDVIEALRVANYPAERLNDKIVITAPETETPAIARLIVPIADLHELTVKRMTLEEQFLQVTKKEGDSHAFAHTK, from the coding sequence ATGCTGAAAATTGAACACGTATCAAAACGTTTAGGCAAAGAACAGATTTTAAAGGATGTCAGCTTTGAAGTGGCGCCAGGAGAAGTGTTTGGATTTCTTGGACCAAACGGGGCAGGGAAAACAACGACCATCCGAATCATTACAGGACTAATGGAACAGGATGAGGGGACAGTCACCGTCAATGGTTTTGACGTCGTCCATGAACGCTCAAAAGCATTGACACAAATCGGTGCTATCGTCGAAAATCCGGCATTCTACACCTACATGACGGGCAAGCAAAATCTTGTTCATGCCAAGAATCTGATTCCGGGTCTGACTCAGGTTGACTATGAGGCATTAGCGAAACTCGTTGGTCTTGAAGGAAAACTGTCGAAAAAAGTCGGTGAATATTCACTCGGAATGAAACAACGTCTTGGAATTGCCCGGGCCTTGTTACATAATCCGCGGGTTTTGATTTTGGATGAACCGACGAATGGACTGGATCCGGCCGGGATTGCCGAACTGCGCGAATATCTCCGGGCAATGGCACGCGAGCAGGATATTGCGATTTTGATTTCCAGCCATATGTTAGGTGAGATGGAACAAATCAGTGACCGGTATGCGATCATCGACCAAGGGGTCATCAAATCGGTCGAGTCTGTCCGAAATGAGACGGGAGCCAAAATCATGATTCGTGTTCCGGAAAATAATGTACGCGACGTCATTGAAGCATTGCGGGTTGCCAACTATCCGGCCGAACGCTTGAACGATAAAATCGTCATCACGGCACCTGAAACCGAGACACCGGCTATCGCCCGATTAATCGTCCCGATTGCTGATTTACATGAACTGACTGTAAAACGAATGACACTGGAAGAACAATTCTTGCAAGTGACGAAAAAAGAGGGGGATTCACATGCTTTCGCTCATACAAAATGA
- a CDS encoding diguanylate cyclase domain-containing protein, with the protein MKKFSIRFDVLLALLIAGLFFVMTLSLTFLISNRATDRLQDEVGTTLSATAYQLSDKLDHYMWSRTAEVNVLRTLPTIRDEQNPAETRNTLEQLQQQIPDFSWIGVMDPDGQVVASTGKILEGQSIKARPVFQEAQKKPFIGDVHDAVLLAKLLPNPSGEPLQFVDISTPLFINGKMSGVLAAHLSFEWAKEIEQSFQSSTAQIKDVEFFIVSKQNRTVLLGPKQWRGKNLPSAWLAGNQKGYRISDWEKGQEYLTGVAKSKGYKNYDGLGWTVLVRQPSQVAFSDASTLRNYILIAGLIASLLTAIIGWFVARLLTRPLKKITQAAEAMQHDRSKSIPSHTGIREIEVLSVALRELTTKLTHTEQERTTYESLALHDALTGLPNRNGLSDYLDELSRKTHDQIYLYLDLDGFKAINDQYGHAMGDLLLIEVADRLQKSLRYEGITARLGGDEFLIILNEQISTEDIDRYGKDIIHTLSYPYLLNQQTLFIGASIGVAVRSTEESIEQVIHRADLALYDSKHRGKGCLTFHH; encoded by the coding sequence ATGAAGAAATTTTCTATCCGTTTTGATGTTTTACTCGCCTTATTGATTGCCGGTCTTTTTTTCGTCATGACACTTTCCTTGACGTTTTTAATCAGCAATCGTGCAACAGACCGTCTACAGGATGAAGTAGGAACGACTTTGTCTGCCACTGCCTATCAGTTATCCGATAAACTGGATCACTATATGTGGTCCCGTACCGCTGAAGTCAACGTCTTACGGACGTTACCGACGATTCGTGACGAACAAAATCCGGCTGAAACACGCAATACGCTTGAACAGTTGCAACAACAAATCCCTGACTTTTCATGGATTGGCGTCATGGATCCTGATGGACAAGTCGTTGCATCGACCGGGAAAATTCTAGAAGGTCAATCAATCAAAGCGCGTCCTGTCTTTCAGGAAGCACAAAAAAAACCGTTTATCGGAGATGTGCATGATGCTGTTTTACTGGCCAAATTACTTCCCAACCCGAGCGGCGAACCGTTACAGTTCGTCGATATCAGCACACCGTTATTTATAAACGGAAAAATGAGTGGCGTCCTCGCCGCACATCTCAGCTTTGAATGGGCCAAGGAAATCGAACAAAGCTTCCAAAGTTCTACCGCACAGATTAAAGATGTCGAATTCTTCATCGTCAGTAAACAAAACCGGACGGTCCTTCTCGGTCCGAAACAGTGGCGCGGGAAAAACTTACCGTCTGCCTGGTTAGCCGGAAATCAAAAAGGATACCGGATTTCCGACTGGGAAAAAGGGCAGGAATACTTAACCGGTGTCGCCAAAAGTAAAGGCTATAAAAACTACGACGGTCTCGGCTGGACCGTTCTCGTCCGCCAACCGAGTCAAGTTGCCTTTTCAGATGCAAGCACTCTGAGAAATTACATCTTGATTGCCGGATTGATTGCTTCTTTGCTGACAGCCATCATCGGTTGGTTCGTAGCCCGATTGTTGACTCGCCCCTTAAAGAAAATCACGCAGGCAGCAGAAGCCATGCAACACGATCGATCAAAATCGATTCCGTCACATACCGGGATTCGTGAGATAGAAGTACTGTCCGTCGCGTTACGCGAACTGACGACGAAATTGACCCATACCGAGCAAGAACGAACGACCTACGAGTCACTCGCCCTTCATGACGCTTTGACCGGACTGCCGAACCGGAATGGTTTATCTGATTATCTGGATGAACTGTCTCGTAAAACGCATGATCAGATTTACCTGTATCTTGATTTAGACGGATTTAAAGCAATCAATGATCAGTATGGTCATGCGATGGGTGATTTATTGTTAATCGAAGTTGCCGACCGTCTTCAAAAATCCTTACGCTATGAAGGGATTACGGCACGGCTTGGCGGGGATGAGTTTCTGATTATCCTCAACGAACAGATTTCGACGGAAGATATCGACCGGTACGGCAAGGACATCATCCACACGCTTTCGTATCCGTATCTTCTGAATCAACAAACTTTGTTTATTGGAGCCAGCATCGGAGTCGCCGTTCGTTCGACCGAAGAATCGATCGAACAAGTCATTCACCGTGCGGATCTTGCTTTGTATGATTCCAAACACCGGGGCAAAGGATGCTTGACCTTCCATCATTAA
- a CDS encoding ABC transporter permease, whose protein sequence is MLSLIQNEWMKWWTMKKSKIVLALYVVIVVGLVIITKMNDFDMTRSDYYTLVSTILFGLLGIITIVFTAETVGNEVRYDTMKHLLMSPYSRMMIYFSKLLFSILVMLGQFIFIAVITYAASFAFSEAGDSIQWRDTVLSLVSPVFTIFMTLFFSLIFRSVGMIIGFTVLAQFFTSIVGNVLLAFKPEIAKWIVLMHLDWSMYFKGALTYGTAEPMGTTLTFSVIFVLAHILVLFGGSILIFQKKSYL, encoded by the coding sequence ATGCTTTCGCTCATACAAAATGAATGGATGAAATGGTGGACGATGAAAAAATCAAAAATCGTCTTAGCTCTATACGTCGTTATCGTCGTTGGACTTGTCATTATCACGAAAATGAATGATTTTGACATGACGCGCAGTGATTATTATACGTTGGTTTCGACAATTTTATTCGGCTTGCTTGGCATCATTACGATTGTCTTCACGGCGGAAACCGTTGGGAATGAAGTCCGCTACGATACGATGAAACACCTATTGATGAGTCCGTATTCGCGGATGATGATTTATTTTTCAAAGCTGTTGTTCTCAATTTTAGTCATGCTTGGACAATTCATCTTCATCGCGGTCATTACGTACGCTGCTTCGTTTGCCTTTTCTGAAGCCGGTGACAGCATCCAGTGGCGTGATACCGTGTTGTCGCTCGTTAGTCCGGTTTTCACAATTTTCATGACGTTATTCTTCTCACTTATCTTCCGCTCTGTCGGGATGATTATCGGCTTCACCGTGCTCGCCCAGTTCTTTACGTCGATTGTCGGGAATGTGTTACTCGCCTTCAAACCGGAAATCGCGAAATGGATTGTTTTGATGCATTTGGACTGGTCGATGTACTTCAAAGGCGCCTTGACATATGGAACGGCAGAACCGATGGGAACGACATTGACGTTTTCTGTCATCTTCGTTTTGGCACACATCTTGGTGTTATTCGGCGGATCAATTTTGATTTTCCAAAAAAAATCATATCTTTAA
- a CDS encoding YitT family protein, with translation MSQQKRIIIYLFSILINALGNSFMVTAAIGSAPWTSASEALARISPLTVGLAIVVLHVFALISALLLGSRFSWWTILLSFSLVVLFGTAIDFFLSIHQLLYTPVALWARILYMIIGMPLISLGLALYLQIGFVLMPPDYLMKSLISRFNSTSIGATVSLAIPFLIASILSFVEHELIGIGVGTFVFLLLNGPLIEFFQKTFPITRRVT, from the coding sequence ATGAGTCAACAAAAAAGAATCATCATTTATTTATTTTCCATCCTTATTAACGCCCTCGGCAACAGCTTCATGGTCACGGCCGCCATCGGGAGCGCCCCGTGGACATCTGCCAGTGAAGCGTTAGCCCGAATTTCGCCGTTGACCGTCGGACTCGCCATCGTCGTCCTGCATGTTTTTGCGCTGATCAGTGCTTTACTCCTTGGAAGCCGTTTCAGTTGGTGGACGATTTTACTTAGTTTTTCCCTTGTCGTCCTGTTCGGGACAGCGATTGATTTCTTCTTATCGATTCACCAGCTCCTTTATACACCGGTCGCCTTGTGGGCGCGTATTTTGTATATGATCATCGGGATGCCGTTGATTTCGCTCGGACTTGCCCTGTATCTGCAAATCGGTTTCGTCCTGATGCCGCCCGATTACTTGATGAAATCATTAATCAGCCGATTCAACAGTACTTCGATTGGTGCAACGGTCAGCCTGGCGATTCCATTTTTGATTGCCAGCATCTTGTCGTTCGTCGAACACGAATTGATTGGGATCGGTGTCGGAACGTTCGTCTTTCTGTTGTTAAATGGTCCACTGATTGAATTTTTCCAAAAGACATTTCCGATCACCCGTCGTGTCACCTGA
- a CDS encoding GNAT family N-acetyltransferase, translating into MPLQFVPVTKIDFPTIQSIYAEHPHYVQLEGRLLPLSEHELEAEFLNPDTISLLCLDGEDILALIDYLPEHLTDHSTWIGLFLMPERLHRQGIGSMIFRLFHEQYLHDCPVIRLAVLPENVSGRRFWEDLGFRFERYGISNHNQPVEVFIKMKSCDDRMLK; encoded by the coding sequence ATGCCACTTCAATTTGTTCCTGTGACAAAAATAGATTTTCCAACCATTCAATCCATCTATGCTGAACACCCGCACTATGTTCAACTGGAAGGTCGATTACTTCCTTTATCAGAACACGAATTAGAAGCAGAATTTTTAAATCCCGATACGATTAGCCTCCTTTGTCTTGACGGGGAAGATATACTTGCCCTCATCGATTATTTACCGGAACACCTAACCGATCATTCCACCTGGATCGGGTTGTTTTTAATGCCCGAACGGCTTCATCGCCAGGGCATCGGTTCGATGATTTTCCGTCTTTTCCACGAACAGTATTTACATGATTGTCCTGTCATTCGTCTAGCCGTCCTACCTGAAAATGTATCAGGACGTCGCTTTTGGGAAGATCTCGGTTTCCGCTTCGAACGATATGGAATATCCAATCACAATCAACCCGTCGAAGTTTTCATCAAAATGAAATCATGCGATGATCGTATGCTAAAATAA